In Leucobacter insecticola, one DNA window encodes the following:
- a CDS encoding DUF7507 domain-containing protein: MHLRTNKSVSTSRWKYLRSIFTVLLVLVGLLLPGNAAFAAPDPVADDAPVLLVEWNPESAATRYSGQIFTYSGSVSCSTVTDVPCTDVTLTIPFPTDLVTPAGATAFANWVKSATQKLSSATASSPATISISGNNLVINLGTIPAGEYSYVTLTVTPPNYTTPNNSTWTLTPTASATGAEPVTGPSVTYKALATASAVLTKTYADGTTDTPIVYPGQLITYKIAAGRSTASVGIIGLDPAASVTVTDPLPANVEFVSCTAGCVENAGSVSWTLPQSSSLLSNLQVTVRVKSDVAANATLDNTASAVFTPLFGVPTFTKKTNTVSAVAKTAPDPAGIFKKLAIPNMGSDVPAGSGLINTTSDSGYRLTVKAQAVAFDYQMVDPLPCMNGSGSPYVSNSYDSSAVCSDPAFITERIKVTSLAAPVSYPVNLKITFADGSSANFTANATGSTYTVPAGKTVARVDVTGSMAVGTGQIAIDFLGKPKAGLGDGDILDNTAGFGAAVAGGGGSIDLVPGSGDLNIRERIGASIPWQSPKVDDTWQTLQVGSAGGRTSPGLPWSADFFSTQEQMTDSGAAALILPKGFTYASPIQMPVADEFEGQTRYLTLPGKGNWGTDMQRYISIDAGVAPGLYPYDIYVGFKDTTFDQCLMHDGTDVNLNNTAPTKQNQMIVDTTGIIGSTPGVPTTLCKVSGLILVKSDDPGAALTKQVITSESGGVWQQGQNALAEIGADGKVDFRLTWANYGSRDLSDVALYDVFPRATDDVTAFGKPRGSQMDLELQEITGVPATGWELSYSTADNPCRPEVLPTNPGCVDDWSTTAPDLSTVTAIRLKNTAPAKITTVLNIDLGFKAGALEIGEPLRAWNTAAMRNGYVAPGGGTNYLAPLETPRVGAAGQVDAVSELELVKTGSLDGTAAVGSDIDWSFTLTNWGNVVVKDLTLSDELEGLTNIEWDWAGSGVATEGELAPNESVSIRATSPISAALYPTGTVTNTAQASGTDSSGDPVDSNEAEATVTWPFVAAPALSLTKAGSVHGGTAATGGLIDWTFTLSNTGNVTVSDLELNDELAGLADVEWHWDEATVANAEELAPGESVDISATSPITWDVFANGGVENTATVTGSYNGSAVDSNEADAEVTWPFVAAPSVALKKSGALEGTEAENGTVKWTFEVTNTGNVALSDLVLNDELDGLSDVVWAWDDAADPTLIPGASVTGTATSPIDSALYKTGEVTNVATVGASAGSDTVTSEESEATVKWQAPEDGGSGTQGPGGGESGGAKPGNSGGTVNPQNPADTAGNGLATTGGEMQFALSLGVLLVALASGILLSRRKRA; encoded by the coding sequence TGCGCACTAACAAGTCTGTGTCAACTTCGCGTTGGAAATATCTGCGCTCCATCTTCACTGTACTTCTCGTCCTCGTGGGGCTTTTGCTCCCCGGGAACGCCGCGTTCGCGGCGCCGGATCCGGTCGCGGATGATGCGCCAGTGCTGCTGGTTGAGTGGAACCCAGAGTCCGCGGCGACCCGATACTCGGGGCAGATTTTCACCTACTCCGGCTCGGTGTCGTGTTCGACCGTCACCGATGTTCCCTGTACTGATGTGACGCTCACGATCCCGTTCCCCACCGATCTTGTGACACCGGCGGGCGCGACGGCGTTCGCGAACTGGGTCAAGAGTGCCACTCAGAAACTGAGCAGCGCGACGGCTTCGTCGCCGGCGACCATCTCGATCAGTGGCAACAACCTTGTCATCAACCTCGGGACCATTCCTGCGGGCGAATACAGCTACGTCACGCTCACCGTGACGCCTCCGAACTACACAACTCCGAATAACTCGACGTGGACGCTCACGCCGACCGCGTCTGCAACGGGAGCGGAGCCGGTCACCGGTCCTTCGGTGACCTACAAAGCACTTGCCACAGCCAGCGCGGTGCTGACCAAAACCTACGCCGATGGAACGACTGATACTCCGATCGTGTATCCCGGCCAGCTCATTACCTACAAGATTGCCGCGGGTCGCAGTACCGCGAGCGTTGGCATTATCGGGCTCGACCCGGCGGCGTCGGTCACGGTTACCGATCCGCTCCCCGCAAATGTCGAGTTTGTGTCATGTACCGCAGGCTGCGTCGAGAACGCGGGTTCCGTCAGCTGGACGCTGCCCCAGTCTTCCTCCTTGCTCAGCAACCTGCAGGTCACGGTGCGAGTGAAGAGCGACGTTGCGGCAAATGCTACGCTGGACAACACAGCCTCCGCCGTCTTTACGCCGCTCTTTGGCGTTCCGACGTTCACCAAAAAAACGAATACCGTGAGCGCCGTAGCGAAGACGGCGCCGGATCCGGCCGGCATTTTCAAGAAGCTCGCGATCCCGAACATGGGATCTGACGTGCCCGCTGGATCCGGGTTGATCAACACAACCTCTGACTCGGGCTATCGCCTCACCGTCAAGGCACAGGCTGTCGCGTTCGATTATCAGATGGTCGATCCGCTGCCGTGCATGAATGGCAGCGGCTCACCATACGTCTCGAACAGCTATGACAGCAGCGCGGTCTGCAGCGATCCCGCATTCATTACGGAGCGCATCAAGGTCACGAGCCTTGCCGCGCCAGTCAGCTATCCCGTCAATTTGAAGATCACCTTTGCGGATGGATCCTCAGCGAACTTTACGGCGAATGCGACGGGCAGCACCTACACTGTTCCTGCCGGAAAGACTGTCGCTCGGGTTGATGTCACCGGCTCCATGGCCGTGGGAACCGGTCAGATCGCCATCGACTTCTTGGGCAAGCCCAAGGCTGGGCTGGGCGATGGGGACATCTTGGACAACACCGCTGGCTTCGGCGCCGCTGTTGCGGGCGGGGGCGGATCCATTGACTTGGTGCCGGGGAGCGGCGACCTGAATATCCGCGAGCGCATCGGTGCGAGCATCCCGTGGCAATCTCCGAAAGTTGATGACACGTGGCAGACACTCCAGGTGGGTTCTGCTGGCGGTCGAACCTCGCCGGGCCTGCCGTGGTCCGCGGACTTCTTCTCGACTCAAGAGCAGATGACGGATTCGGGGGCCGCGGCCCTCATTCTGCCCAAGGGATTCACCTATGCGAGCCCGATCCAGATGCCCGTGGCGGATGAGTTTGAGGGCCAGACGCGCTACCTCACTCTGCCAGGAAAGGGCAACTGGGGTACCGATATGCAGCGTTACATCAGTATCGACGCCGGTGTCGCGCCAGGGCTGTACCCCTATGACATCTACGTCGGGTTTAAGGACACGACCTTCGATCAGTGCCTCATGCATGACGGCACCGATGTGAACCTCAACAACACCGCGCCCACCAAGCAGAACCAGATGATCGTGGATACGACCGGGATCATCGGCTCGACGCCGGGAGTGCCGACCACGCTGTGCAAGGTCTCCGGCCTGATCCTCGTCAAGTCGGATGACCCCGGTGCCGCTCTGACCAAGCAGGTCATCACCTCGGAATCAGGGGGCGTGTGGCAGCAGGGGCAGAATGCTCTCGCCGAAATCGGCGCGGACGGCAAGGTCGACTTCCGTCTGACGTGGGCAAACTACGGCAGCCGCGACCTGTCCGACGTCGCGCTCTACGATGTGTTCCCGCGTGCGACGGATGATGTGACCGCGTTCGGCAAGCCTCGTGGCTCGCAGATGGATCTTGAACTGCAGGAGATCACGGGCGTTCCCGCGACCGGCTGGGAGCTCAGCTATTCAACCGCGGACAATCCCTGCCGCCCGGAGGTTCTGCCCACGAACCCCGGTTGTGTTGACGACTGGAGCACCACCGCGCCTGACCTCAGTACCGTCACCGCGATTCGTTTGAAGAACACGGCTCCGGCCAAGATCACGACAGTCCTCAACATTGATCTTGGATTTAAGGCTGGAGCCCTCGAGATCGGTGAGCCACTGCGCGCCTGGAATACGGCGGCGATGCGTAACGGCTACGTTGCCCCCGGCGGTGGGACCAACTATCTGGCACCTCTTGAGACCCCGCGTGTGGGTGCTGCGGGCCAGGTCGATGCTGTGTCGGAGTTGGAGCTTGTGAAGACGGGCTCGCTTGACGGAACAGCTGCAGTGGGAAGCGACATTGACTGGTCGTTCACGCTGACCAACTGGGGCAACGTTGTGGTCAAGGACCTCACCCTGAGCGACGAGCTTGAGGGTCTCACCAATATTGAGTGGGACTGGGCCGGATCCGGCGTCGCTACCGAGGGTGAATTGGCTCCGAACGAGTCGGTGTCGATCCGCGCAACCTCCCCCATTTCCGCGGCGCTGTACCCGACGGGCACGGTGACCAACACGGCGCAGGCGAGCGGAACGGACAGCTCCGGCGATCCCGTTGACTCGAACGAAGCTGAGGCCACGGTGACCTGGCCGTTCGTTGCCGCGCCCGCGCTGAGCCTCACAAAGGCCGGCTCGGTGCACGGCGGTACGGCGGCAACCGGTGGTCTGATCGACTGGACCTTCACGCTGAGCAACACTGGAAACGTGACGGTGAGCGATCTTGAGCTGAACGACGAGCTTGCTGGTCTCGCAGACGTTGAGTGGCACTGGGACGAAGCGACCGTGGCAAATGCCGAGGAGCTCGCACCGGGCGAGTCGGTCGACATCTCTGCGACGTCGCCCATCACCTGGGACGTGTTCGCGAACGGCGGGGTGGAGAACACCGCGACGGTGACCGGCAGCTACAACGGCTCCGCGGTCGACTCCAACGAGGCCGATGCGGAGGTCACGTGGCCGTTTGTTGCCGCGCCAAGTGTGGCGCTCAAGAAGAGCGGCGCGCTCGAAGGCACGGAGGCAGAGAACGGAACGGTGAAGTGGACCTTCGAGGTAACAAACACCGGCAACGTCGCGCTGTCAGATCTGGTGCTGAATGATGAACTCGATGGGCTCTCAGACGTTGTCTGGGCATGGGATGATGCTGCCGATCCGACGCTGATTCCTGGCGCTTCGGTCACGGGAACGGCGACCTCCCCCATTGATAGTGCGCTCTACAAGACCGGCGAGGTCACCAACGTTGCGACGGTTGGGGCATCGGCTGGGAGCGACACTGTCACCTCAGAAGAGAGCGAAGCGACCGTCAAGTGGCAGGCTCCTGAAGATGGCGGATCGGGGACGCAAGGACCCGGCGGCGGTGAGTCCGGTGGCGCTAAGCCCGGTAATTCGGGTGGCACCGTGAATCCGCAGAACCCTGCGGATACCGCTGGAAACGGCTTGGCTACCACCGGTGGAGAAATGCAGTTCGCGCTGAGCCTGGGCGTCCTCCTGGTCGCGTTGGCATCGGGGATTCTGCTTTCTCGACGCAAGCGCGCGTAA
- a CDS encoding AMP-binding protein, which yields MTSQHALRAIPSEDRAWLLAALADALGDGAPVLPLPPGTEPSDVEALLDAPLPAETALVIRTSGSTGVPKAVALSASSLLASARFTHEALGGPGGWLVTLPSHLISGAQMLVRSVVSGIDPVFLDGHFDPASLVHTAERMSAERRYVSLVPVQFSRLLDLAEQDPDAADTLRRFDAVLVGGQAVSLELRRRAHDLGVALRRSYGMTETSGGCVYDGVEIGDTRVRIRGGEVQLAGSTLALGYVDAPEAIADRFIEECGRDGEMTRWYRTGDAGELLGGMLTVTGRLDRVLVSGGVNVSLDRIEEVAREQRGWESAIALATPHPEWGQRPTLVIETVADAVPFDDVQAAIRDRLGPAAVPEWANEMAEIPRLLGGKPDLIAVEAWVQQLRQSFREIRDAETGSRRTDAHTVHREDHA from the coding sequence GTGACTTCGCAACACGCGCTCCGCGCAATTCCCTCGGAGGATCGCGCCTGGCTGTTGGCCGCGCTCGCCGACGCGCTCGGAGACGGCGCTCCAGTGCTTCCCCTGCCACCGGGCACCGAACCGAGTGACGTCGAAGCCCTCCTAGACGCTCCGCTTCCCGCGGAAACCGCCCTGGTGATTCGAACCTCTGGATCGACGGGGGTGCCGAAGGCTGTGGCGCTCTCCGCGAGTTCTTTGCTGGCGAGTGCGCGGTTCACTCACGAAGCCCTTGGCGGTCCTGGCGGGTGGTTGGTGACGCTCCCCAGCCACCTCATCTCCGGCGCACAGATGCTGGTGCGCAGTGTTGTCTCCGGCATCGACCCGGTGTTCCTTGACGGCCACTTTGATCCGGCCTCACTGGTGCATACCGCGGAGCGCATGAGCGCCGAACGGCGGTATGTGTCGCTGGTGCCGGTGCAGTTTTCGCGGCTGCTTGATCTTGCCGAGCAGGATCCGGACGCCGCCGACACACTCCGTCGCTTCGACGCCGTCCTCGTGGGCGGCCAAGCGGTGTCGCTCGAGCTGCGCAGACGCGCCCACGACCTCGGCGTCGCGCTGCGCCGTAGCTACGGGATGACCGAAACCTCCGGCGGGTGTGTCTACGACGGGGTCGAGATTGGCGATACACGGGTGCGGATTCGCGGCGGCGAGGTGCAGCTTGCAGGATCGACGCTGGCGCTCGGCTACGTCGATGCCCCGGAGGCCATCGCCGACCGGTTTATTGAGGAGTGTGGGCGGGACGGTGAGATGACGCGCTGGTATCGGACGGGCGATGCCGGCGAGCTGCTCGGGGGTATGCTCACGGTCACCGGACGCCTCGACCGGGTGCTCGTGTCGGGTGGCGTGAACGTGTCGCTTGACCGTATCGAGGAGGTCGCGCGGGAGCAGCGCGGCTGGGAGTCCGCGATCGCACTCGCGACGCCGCATCCCGAGTGGGGTCAGCGCCCCACGCTGGTCATTGAGACGGTGGCGGATGCGGTGCCGTTCGATGACGTGCAGGCCGCGATCCGGGATCGCCTCGGCCCGGCGGCGGTGCCCGAATGGGCGAACGAGATGGCCGAGATTCCCCGCCTACTGGGCGGAAAGCCCGATCTGATCGCCGTGGAGGCGTGGGTGCAGCAACTTCGCCAGAGCTTCCGTGAGATTCGCGACGCCGAGACTGGATCTCGGCGCACAGATGCCCATACCGTTCACCGAGAGGACCACGCGTGA
- a CDS encoding 1,4-dihydroxy-2-naphthoate polyprenyltransferase — protein MNHQPKDLRRSGNPARRAAAKRQIDAGAPPRITWRNWVGGARLRTLPLAVAPVAAGAGIAHMLQAFSWPLTLLALAVAVFLQVGVNYANDYSDGIRGTDEFRVGPARLTGSGLVNPKRVLALALVFFGLAAVAGLGAVVLSGRWWFLALGVVAILAAWFYTGGKRPYGYAGLGEVMVFIFFGIVATAGTVWLQTDIENQETWIAGAGVGLFAVAVLVVNNLRDIPTDTLAGKRTLAVRMGERASRALYIACVLLPFALPLIYGPLQSGMILVWFVLLLVAPAILIVLTAKTPRELILVLQLTSFAALAYGVLLGSAFAF, from the coding sequence GTGAATCACCAGCCAAAGGATCTGCGTCGCTCAGGAAACCCCGCTCGCCGCGCCGCGGCCAAACGTCAGATCGACGCGGGCGCGCCTCCTCGCATCACCTGGCGCAATTGGGTGGGCGGTGCCCGCCTGCGGACGCTGCCGCTCGCGGTCGCCCCTGTCGCGGCCGGGGCCGGGATCGCCCACATGCTGCAGGCGTTTTCGTGGCCGTTGACCCTCCTCGCGCTCGCTGTTGCGGTGTTCCTGCAGGTCGGCGTGAATTACGCGAACGACTATTCTGACGGGATCCGCGGCACCGACGAGTTTCGGGTTGGCCCAGCCAGGCTCACCGGCTCGGGGCTTGTGAACCCGAAACGGGTGCTGGCGCTCGCGCTGGTGTTCTTCGGCCTCGCCGCGGTTGCCGGGCTTGGCGCCGTGGTGCTCAGTGGGCGCTGGTGGTTCCTTGCGTTGGGTGTGGTCGCGATCCTCGCAGCCTGGTTCTACACCGGCGGTAAGCGGCCATACGGGTACGCGGGTCTCGGCGAGGTGATGGTGTTCATCTTCTTCGGAATCGTCGCGACCGCCGGCACCGTGTGGCTACAGACCGATATCGAGAATCAGGAGACGTGGATCGCCGGCGCGGGCGTGGGGCTCTTCGCGGTAGCGGTGCTCGTGGTGAACAACCTCCGCGACATTCCGACCGACACACTCGCGGGCAAACGAACCCTCGCGGTGCGGATGGGGGAACGAGCCTCCCGGGCCCTCTATATTGCCTGCGTATTGTTGCCGTTTGCGCTGCCGCTCATTTACGGTCCACTGCAGTCGGGGATGATCCTGGTGTGGTTTGTGCTGCTCCTGGTCGCGCCCGCGATCCTCATTGTACTGACGGCTAAGACACCCCGAGAGCTCATCCTGGTGCTGCAGCTGACGAGCTTCGCGGCCCTCGCATACGGCGTGCTGCTCGGCAGCGCCTTCGCCTTCTAG
- a CDS encoding ABC transporter ATP-binding protein, translating to MTIHSAPNQATPQRPPRASAANESPPRQPTLKALARLLPFAKPALPRLIAGAVVGLGAALASLAIPLVLQWVIDGPLRSGDRSLIVWATLGVLGLGAAEAALVFTRRMLVLAPATEVEYALRRGFTERLLNLQVAFHDRWQSGQLLSRMMQDISLIRRWLAFGSILLLINLVTIVVGTALLFRWHWLLGVVFVVCSIPIWGAGFRFEQRYGSLSRSSQDQAGDLATSVEESVHGIRVLKAFGRGGHAMSKFVRQAETLRDTELQKGREVGLLWFWYDLVPVLALGLNLMTGIWLVSRGQLTVGELFAFFAMATALRWPMGSLGFLFSFLIDTRTATDRVFEVFDSQVVIQDPAEPKTITAPRGELAFRGVHFHYPDAREGDTDIINGLDLTLRPGETMALVGATGCGKTTLTTLPSRLYDVTGGSVEIDGVDVRDLRLEELRSLIGVAFEEPVLFSSSVRENVLLGRADLAPGSPEAEAVLREALDVAQAGFATELPDGLDTAVGEEGLSLSGGQRQRLALARVVAAKPAILVLDDPLSALDVDTEALVEAALRRVLANTTALIIAHRPSTVALADRVAVMRDGRIEAVGTHTELLRRSAHYRHLIVSISSPNGSATEEQP from the coding sequence ATGACCATTCACTCCGCGCCGAATCAGGCCACCCCACAACGTCCACCCCGCGCGTCGGCCGCGAACGAGTCGCCGCCGCGCCAACCCACGCTGAAGGCGCTCGCGCGCCTGCTACCCTTCGCGAAACCGGCGCTGCCGCGCCTGATCGCCGGTGCGGTTGTCGGCCTCGGCGCAGCGCTCGCGAGCCTCGCGATCCCGCTCGTTCTGCAGTGGGTGATTGACGGTCCGCTGCGTTCCGGCGACCGCTCTCTGATCGTCTGGGCCACCCTTGGGGTGCTCGGGCTGGGAGCTGCGGAGGCCGCGCTCGTGTTCACGCGGAGGATGCTCGTGCTCGCGCCGGCGACGGAGGTCGAATACGCGCTGCGCCGCGGCTTTACCGAGCGGCTCTTGAACCTGCAGGTTGCGTTTCACGATCGCTGGCAGTCGGGTCAGCTGCTGAGTCGCATGATGCAGGACATCAGCCTGATCCGGCGCTGGCTCGCCTTCGGTTCGATCCTGCTGCTCATCAACCTCGTCACGATCGTCGTCGGCACGGCGCTGCTGTTTCGCTGGCACTGGTTGCTCGGCGTGGTGTTTGTGGTGTGCTCAATCCCGATCTGGGGCGCCGGGTTTCGCTTCGAACAACGCTACGGCAGCCTCTCTCGCAGCAGCCAGGATCAGGCCGGTGACCTCGCAACCTCCGTGGAGGAGAGTGTGCACGGGATCCGAGTGCTGAAGGCGTTCGGGCGCGGCGGGCACGCGATGAGCAAGTTTGTGCGGCAGGCCGAAACGCTGCGCGATACGGAGTTGCAGAAGGGCCGAGAGGTGGGCCTGCTGTGGTTCTGGTATGACCTGGTGCCGGTGCTCGCGCTCGGCTTGAACCTGATGACCGGCATCTGGCTGGTGAGCCGGGGGCAACTCACCGTGGGTGAGCTGTTCGCTTTCTTCGCAATGGCGACGGCGCTGCGCTGGCCCATGGGGTCGCTCGGGTTCCTGTTCTCCTTCTTGATCGACACCCGCACTGCGACCGATCGCGTGTTTGAGGTGTTCGACTCGCAGGTGGTGATTCAGGATCCCGCCGAGCCGAAGACGATCACGGCGCCCCGGGGTGAGCTCGCGTTCCGCGGCGTTCATTTCCATTACCCCGACGCGCGTGAGGGCGACACCGACATCATCAACGGCCTCGACCTGACGCTCAGGCCCGGGGAGACGATGGCCCTCGTGGGGGCCACGGGCTGTGGCAAAACGACACTCACGACGCTGCCATCGCGGCTCTACGACGTCACCGGCGGCAGCGTCGAGATCGACGGTGTGGACGTGCGGGATCTGCGACTCGAAGAACTGCGCAGCCTCATCGGTGTCGCGTTCGAAGAGCCCGTGCTGTTCTCGTCGTCGGTGCGCGAGAACGTGCTGCTGGGCCGGGCCGATCTTGCGCCGGGCAGCCCGGAGGCCGAGGCCGTGCTGCGTGAGGCGCTCGATGTCGCGCAGGCGGGCTTCGCGACGGAGCTGCCCGACGGGCTCGACACCGCGGTGGGCGAGGAAGGGTTGAGTCTCTCCGGCGGCCAGCGGCAGCGGCTCGCGCTCGCGCGAGTTGTCGCGGCAAAGCCGGCGATCCTGGTGCTCGATGACCCGCTGTCTGCGCTTGATGTCGACACCGAAGCGCTCGTGGAGGCCGCGCTGCGGCGGGTCCTCGCGAACACGACCGCGCTGATCATCGCGCACCGCCCCTCAACTGTCGCGCTGGCAGACCGTGTCGCGGTGATGCGCGACGGTCGCATCGAGGCCGTCGGCACCCACACAGAGTTGCTACGCAGGAGCGCGCACTACCGCCACTTGATCGTCAGTATTTCGAGCCCGAACGGCTCAGCAACGGAGGAACAACCATGA
- a CDS encoding DHA2 family efflux MFS transporter permease subunit → MVIGFFMILVDTTIVSVANPAIKAALDPGTPNLDNVVWVTSAYLLAYAVPLLITGRLGDRFGPRSMYLAGLALFTLASLGCGLSTSLTMLIVMRAVQGLGAALMTPQTMAVITRTFPANQRGAAMGLWGATSGVAMLVGPLAGGLLVDGFGWEWIFFVNLPVGVIGFVLAWIFVPKLETHMHRFDIVGVVLSAVTLFLIVFGLQEGEAYNWGVIWGPITVWSLIAAGVLVMGLFILQQAKTRSEPLVPLSLFKDRNFSVANLGITTVGFTVTSMTLPLMFFYQLARGLTPTEAAMLLIPMAVAAGVLSPFAGKLLDRIDPRLMLVPGLSFVIISLLWYMSLMNTDTPIWAFLLPSALMGVGNAGMWGPLATTATRNLDPRQAGAGSGIYNTTRTIGSVLGSAAIAAFMQSRLEANLPEAAMASGGGFEGGTLPEMIAAPFATAMLQTMLLPALALTLGVIAVLFMRRPAHLATRS, encoded by the coding sequence ATGGTCATCGGGTTCTTCATGATCCTGGTCGACACCACCATCGTGTCGGTCGCGAACCCGGCGATTAAGGCCGCGCTGGATCCCGGCACCCCCAACCTCGACAACGTCGTGTGGGTGACGAGCGCCTATCTGCTCGCCTACGCCGTACCGCTGCTCATCACGGGCCGCCTCGGCGACCGGTTTGGGCCGCGCAGCATGTACCTCGCGGGCCTGGCACTCTTCACGCTCGCGTCGCTGGGCTGCGGACTCTCGACCTCGCTGACGATGCTGATCGTCATGCGCGCGGTGCAGGGCCTCGGCGCGGCACTCATGACGCCGCAGACCATGGCGGTCATCACGCGCACTTTCCCGGCGAACCAGCGCGGTGCCGCAATGGGCTTGTGGGGCGCGACCTCGGGTGTCGCGATGCTGGTGGGCCCGCTCGCGGGCGGCCTCCTCGTTGACGGCTTCGGCTGGGAGTGGATCTTCTTCGTCAACCTGCCCGTCGGCGTGATCGGTTTTGTGCTGGCATGGATCTTCGTTCCGAAGCTCGAAACGCACATGCACCGCTTCGACATCGTCGGTGTGGTGCTCAGCGCCGTCACTCTGTTCCTCATCGTCTTTGGTCTGCAAGAGGGCGAGGCCTACAACTGGGGCGTCATCTGGGGTCCGATCACCGTGTGGTCGCTGATCGCCGCCGGTGTGCTGGTGATGGGGCTGTTCATCCTGCAGCAGGCGAAGACGCGCAGCGAGCCTCTGGTGCCACTGTCCCTGTTCAAAGACCGCAACTTCTCCGTCGCGAACCTCGGCATCACGACGGTCGGCTTCACCGTAACGAGCATGACTCTGCCACTGATGTTCTTCTACCAGCTCGCGCGCGGGCTGACCCCCACGGAGGCGGCGATGCTCCTGATCCCGATGGCCGTCGCCGCCGGCGTGCTGTCGCCGTTCGCGGGCAAACTCCTTGACCGTATCGACCCGCGGCTGATGCTCGTTCCGGGACTGTCATTCGTGATCATCTCGCTGCTGTGGTACATGTCGCTAATGAACACCGACACCCCCATCTGGGCGTTCCTGCTGCCGTCGGCGCTCATGGGTGTCGGCAACGCGGGCATGTGGGGGCCGCTCGCGACCACCGCGACACGCAACCTGGATCCGCGCCAGGCGGGCGCAGGATCCGGAATCTACAACACGACTCGCACGATCGGTTCCGTGCTCGGTTCGGCAGCGATCGCCGCGTTCATGCAGTCGCGGCTTGAGGCGAACCTTCCCGAGGCTGCCATGGCCAGTGGCGGCGGGTTTGAGGGCGGCACACTGCCTGAGATGATCGCCGCGCCCTTCGCGACGGCAATGTTGCAGACGATGCTGCTGCCTGCGCTCGCGCTGACACTCGGGGTCATTGCGGTGCTCTTCATGCGGCGCCCCGCGCACCTCGCGACGCGCAGCTAG
- a CDS encoding PadR family transcriptional regulator: MNSPNPKLTPLGIMLLALLYEGDMHPYEMLRLLEYRHRDRLVSVTKGSVYHTVSRLEEQQLIAEACVDREGNRPERTSYTLREAGRDAVPAWVRQELPRIDCPASFNVALAEAHNLTLAETVELLTQRKDALANALRIQVSELADAHDEGTPEQYLLNFEREAKLLHADLDWIIETLAHISTPGFPWGQGITPSPAKYNLHRKAAQQ, translated from the coding sequence ATGAATTCCCCCAACCCCAAGCTCACACCGCTCGGGATCATGCTGCTCGCGCTGCTCTACGAGGGCGATATGCATCCGTACGAGATGCTGCGACTCCTCGAATACCGCCACCGCGACCGGCTCGTGTCAGTCACCAAAGGATCCGTGTACCACACCGTTTCGCGCCTCGAGGAGCAACAGCTCATCGCCGAGGCCTGCGTAGACCGCGAGGGCAATCGCCCCGAACGCACGAGCTACACGCTGCGGGAGGCTGGCAGAGATGCCGTGCCCGCCTGGGTACGGCAGGAGCTCCCCCGCATCGACTGCCCGGCATCATTCAACGTCGCCCTCGCCGAGGCACACAACCTCACACTCGCCGAAACAGTCGAACTGCTCACCCAGCGCAAAGACGCGCTCGCAAACGCCCTCCGGATCCAGGTTTCTGAGCTCGCCGACGCCCACGACGAAGGCACCCCCGAGCAGTACCTGCTCAATTTTGAGCGCGAGGCGAAGCTCCTCCACGCTGACCTCGACTGGATCATCGAAACGCTCGCACACATTTCAACACCCGGATTCCCCTGGGGTCAGGGCATTACGCCCTCCCCCGCAAAGTACAACCTGCACCGAAAGGCAGCACAGCAGTGA